The following are encoded together in the Methylorubrum sp. B1-46 genome:
- the istB gene encoding IS21-like element ISMdi7 family helper ATPase IstB gives MSVSGDETTPGVLLAHHLKQLKLPTVLREYDKVARDCARSGLDHPRYLLRLVELELIDRERRMVERRIRAARFPAVKSLDTFDFAAIPSLNKMLVLELARCGYVLGRENVIALGNSGTGKTHIALALGLAACQKGFSVTFTTAASLVNQLMEARDERRLLRLQRELAAVKLLIVDELGYVPLSPTGAELLFEVLSQRYERGSTVVTSNLPFEDWTSVLGSERLTGALLDRLTHHVSILSLNGDSYRLRSSRSRRGRTDRAEQNQATLDDPDPATGEIRPA, from the coding sequence ATGAGCGTGAGCGGCGATGAGACGACACCGGGCGTCCTGCTCGCCCATCACCTCAAGCAGTTGAAGTTGCCGACGGTCCTGCGCGAGTACGACAAGGTCGCCCGGGACTGCGCCCGGAGCGGCCTCGACCACCCCCGCTATCTGCTGCGGCTGGTTGAGCTGGAACTGATCGACCGCGAACGGCGCATGGTCGAGCGCCGGATCCGGGCGGCACGCTTCCCGGCGGTGAAGAGCCTCGACACCTTCGACTTCGCCGCCATCCCGAGCCTGAACAAGATGCTCGTGCTGGAGCTGGCGCGCTGCGGCTACGTCCTCGGTCGGGAGAACGTCATCGCGCTCGGCAACTCCGGCACCGGCAAGACGCACATCGCCCTGGCTCTCGGACTGGCAGCCTGCCAGAAGGGCTTCTCGGTCACGTTCACCACGGCGGCCTCGCTGGTCAACCAGCTCATGGAGGCGCGTGACGAGCGCCGCCTGCTCCGGCTTCAGAGGGAGCTGGCCGCGGTGAAGTTGCTGATTGTCGATGAACTCGGCTACGTGCCGCTGTCGCCGACGGGGGCCGAGCTTTTGTTCGAGGTCCTGTCCCAGCGCTACGAGCGCGGCTCGACGGTGGTGACCTCGAACCTTCCGTTCGAGGACTGGACCTCGGTCCTGGGCTCGGAGCGGCTGACCGGTGCGCTGCTGGATCGGCTGACCCATCACGTCAGCATCCTGAGCCTGAACGGAGACAGCTACCGCCTCAGATCCTCCCGCAGCCGGCGGGGCCGCACAGACAGGGCGGAGCAAAACCAGGCCACCCTTGATGACCCTGATCCCGCGACGGGCGAGATCCGGCCAGCCTGA
- a CDS encoding DUF669 domain-containing protein, with translation MADLGMHFNPSDVPEDEKGSFDPMPAGDYNAQIVESEIKPNKSGEMLRLTLEIIDGPFANRKVWDNLNIRNKSAKAQQIAQRALADICTATNTGALTDSEDLHFKPLVVTLKIEPERTGDDGKTYDARNAVKRYKGRSGQPPVSKAPSQAQRPQQSAQPARGSGGGSKPWERPSQSAARTVNHDDVPF, from the coding sequence ATGGCCGACCTCGGAATGCATTTCAATCCGTCCGATGTGCCGGAAGACGAGAAGGGCTCGTTCGATCCGATGCCCGCGGGCGACTACAACGCTCAGATCGTCGAGAGCGAGATCAAGCCGAACAAAAGCGGTGAGATGCTGCGGCTCACGCTTGAGATCATCGACGGCCCGTTCGCAAACCGGAAGGTGTGGGACAACCTCAACATCCGGAACAAGAGCGCCAAGGCTCAGCAGATCGCTCAGCGTGCGCTGGCCGATATTTGCACCGCGACGAACACGGGTGCGCTCACCGACAGCGAGGATCTGCACTTCAAGCCGCTCGTCGTCACGCTCAAGATCGAGCCCGAGCGCACGGGGGATGATGGCAAGACCTACGACGCTCGCAACGCGGTGAAGCGCTACAAGGGTCGCTCCGGCCAGCCGCCGGTCAGCAAGGCGCCGTCGCAGGCTCAGCGGCCGCAGCAGTCGGCTCAGCCCGCTCGCGGTAGCGGTGGCGGCTCCAAGCCGTGGGAGCGGCCGTCGCAGAGCGCGGCGCGCACCGTAAACCACGACGACGTGCCGTTCTAG
- the istA gene encoding IS21-like element ISMdi7 family transposase: MFVVEVYAAVRQFVFIEGQSRREAARVFGLSRETIAKMCRFSLPPGYTRSKPVEKPKLGPLLPVIAAILEADRTAPLKQRHTAKRIFERLRDEHGYAGGYTVVKDHVRICRARGQETFVPLAHPPGHAQVDFGEAVATIAGVRRKIHFFCMDLPHSDACFVKAYPRETTEAFLDGHVAAFAFFGGVPLSILYDNTKIAVAKICGDGQRERTRAFTELVSHCLFRDRFGRPGRGNDKGKVEGLVKFARSHFMTPAPEAASFEALNADLERRCRARQNECAGRHPESIGTRLMADRVVLRALPAVPLEPCEKRAGRVSSTALVRYRGNDYSVPTTYGFRDVLVKGFVEEVVILCAGVEIARHPRSYGSGVFVAEPLHYLALIETKPNALDQAAALQGWDLPEAFQHLRHLLEARMGNRGKREFIQVLRLMEAMPKDLVAWAVTEAIRLGAIGFDAVKLIALARLERRPPRLDLSAYPHLPRPAVRATMAADYTVLVPEVAA, encoded by the coding sequence ATGTTCGTCGTGGAAGTCTACGCAGCCGTTCGGCAGTTCGTGTTCATCGAGGGCCAGTCCCGGCGTGAGGCGGCTCGGGTCTTCGGGTTGAGCCGAGAGACGATCGCCAAGATGTGTCGGTTCTCGTTGCCGCCGGGCTACACACGCTCGAAGCCGGTCGAGAAGCCGAAGCTCGGGCCTCTTCTGCCAGTGATCGCGGCGATCCTTGAGGCGGACCGGACTGCACCGCTCAAGCAACGCCATACGGCCAAGCGGATCTTCGAGCGCCTACGCGACGAGCACGGCTATGCCGGTGGCTATACCGTGGTGAAGGACCACGTACGGATCTGCCGAGCACGGGGGCAGGAGACTTTCGTGCCGCTCGCCCACCCGCCCGGCCATGCCCAGGTCGATTTTGGCGAGGCGGTCGCCACCATCGCTGGCGTGCGCCGCAAGATCCATTTCTTCTGCATGGATCTGCCGCACTCCGACGCCTGCTTCGTGAAGGCGTATCCGCGGGAGACCACCGAAGCTTTTCTCGACGGGCATGTCGCCGCCTTCGCCTTCTTCGGCGGCGTGCCTCTGTCGATCCTGTACGACAACACCAAAATCGCAGTGGCCAAGATCTGCGGCGACGGACAGCGTGAGCGTACGCGCGCCTTCACCGAGTTGGTGAGCCACTGCCTGTTCCGGGATCGCTTCGGCCGTCCGGGCAGGGGCAACGACAAGGGCAAGGTCGAGGGGCTGGTCAAGTTCGCCCGGTCCCACTTCATGACCCCGGCTCCGGAGGCGGCCTCGTTCGAGGCGCTGAACGCTGACCTGGAGCGCCGCTGCCGAGCTCGGCAGAACGAGTGCGCCGGGCGGCATCCCGAGAGCATCGGAACGCGGCTCATGGCCGATCGAGTGGTTCTGCGAGCCCTGCCGGCGGTGCCGCTGGAGCCGTGCGAGAAGAGGGCCGGGCGCGTCTCGTCGACCGCGCTGGTGCGCTATCGCGGCAACGACTACTCGGTGCCGACCACCTACGGCTTCCGGGACGTGCTGGTGAAGGGCTTCGTCGAGGAAGTCGTGATCCTGTGTGCGGGGGTCGAGATCGCCCGGCACCCGCGCAGCTACGGCAGCGGCGTTTTCGTCGCCGAACCTCTGCACTACCTCGCGCTGATCGAGACCAAGCCGAACGCCCTCGACCAAGCCGCGGCACTCCAGGGCTGGGATCTGCCCGAGGCGTTCCAGCACCTGCGCCACCTTCTGGAGGCGCGCATGGGCAACCGCGGCAAGCGCGAGTTCATCCAGGTGCTGCGCCTGATGGAGGCGATGCCGAAGGACCTCGTGGCCTGGGCCGTCACCGAGGCGATCCGGCTCGGGGCGATTGGCTTCGATGCGGTCAAGTTGATCGCGCTGGCCCGTCTCGAACGGCGGCCGCCTCGGCTCGACTTGTCGGCCTACCCGCATCTGCCCCGGCCTGCGGTGCGCGCGACGATGGCCGCCGACTACACGGTGCTGGTGCCGGAGGTGGCGGCATGA
- a CDS encoding helix-turn-helix domain-containing protein — protein sequence MSRSPVKTTEVREMHRLAEAGLHQAAIARRLGRNRETVRRYLGEKGAFYKVSRLSADDLREWYANPGLRAREDLAERHGYSSANSMEVIVSRTRKRLLAKGIIVETSRDQRAAKSRAKALNLARAYHARPKGVRLEDIIAQHGYRPSSGWCALDRGKKLLAEEARA from the coding sequence ATGAGCCGTTCCCCGGTCAAGACGACCGAAGTCCGCGAGATGCACCGGCTAGCTGAAGCCGGTCTGCATCAGGCCGCCATAGCTCGGCGTCTCGGCCGAAACCGCGAAACGGTCAGGCGCTACCTCGGCGAAAAGGGCGCATTTTACAAGGTTAGCCGCTTGAGCGCGGATGACCTGCGCGAGTGGTACGCCAATCCAGGCTTGCGTGCCCGTGAGGACCTTGCGGAGAGGCACGGATATTCGTCGGCAAACAGCATGGAAGTCATCGTGTCTCGGACACGTAAGCGTCTGCTGGCCAAGGGCATCATCGTCGAGACATCGCGGGATCAGCGGGCGGCCAAGTCGCGCGCCAAGGCCCTGAACCTCGCACGCGCCTATCATGCTCGGCCAAAAGGCGTCCGGCTTGAGGACATCATCGCCCAGCACGGATACCGCCCGTCGTCCGGCTGGTGTGCGCTGGACCGCGGCAAGAAGCTTCTCGCCGAGGAGGCACGCGCATGA
- a CDS encoding GxxExxY protein — MAAIPAPLSHTVAAIDAAYVAAARNGDSLGVSMSQVIHPCDRALFYQFRWCAAPEPATGQRQRIFETGNVYERRLLDMLRMIGCDVFEIDETTGKQFRVELAGGHIRGKMDAVATGLPEAPETPHVVETKSANDKSFKAIVKGPVRETKPEHHAQLQLYMHAEGLRRGLYLVVNKNTDEIHAERVEYDPAFCLAIIARIERIVALDAPPARLHDDPTKKGAVECMFCSARAVV, encoded by the coding sequence ATGGCCGCCATTCCCGCCCCCCTCTCGCACACCGTCGCCGCCATCGACGCCGCCTACGTGGCTGCCGCCCGCAACGGCGACAGCCTCGGCGTGTCGATGTCTCAGGTGATCCACCCCTGCGACCGGGCGCTGTTTTACCAATTCCGTTGGTGCGCCGCACCCGAGCCCGCCACCGGCCAGCGCCAGCGCATCTTCGAGACCGGCAACGTCTACGAGCGCCGCTTGCTCGACATGCTGCGCATGATCGGCTGCGACGTGTTCGAGATCGACGAGACCACCGGCAAGCAATTTCGTGTCGAACTGGCCGGCGGGCACATCCGCGGCAAGATGGATGCGGTCGCGACCGGTCTGCCCGAGGCGCCTGAGACCCCGCACGTCGTGGAAACGAAGTCGGCCAACGACAAATCGTTCAAGGCGATTGTGAAGGGGCCGGTGCGCGAAACGAAGCCCGAGCATCACGCGCAGTTGCAACTCTACATGCACGCCGAGGGTCTGCGCCGCGGGCTCTACCTCGTCGTCAACAAGAACACCGACGAGATCCACGCCGAGCGGGTCGAGTACGATCCCGCGTTCTGCCTCGCCATCATCGCGCGGATCGAACGCATCGTGGCGCTCGACGCCCCGCCCGCGCGGCTGCACGACGACCCGACCAAGAAGGGCGCCGTCGAGTGCATGTTCTGCTCAGCTCGGGCGGTTGTGTAG
- a CDS encoding S24 family peptidase — protein sequence MDVKEIIRALRQPATPGGKRRTQLEISLELGVGQSTISKWENGSQLPNFFEAQKLRAYAVHKGILTETSHDLSTLRTVSIVGAVGLGEQIEWYSQGDGVGLELVELPFPVPEGCFALEARGTSMHPRVKDGEIVVARANGHTAEDLLGQEVVLRTGEGIYLLKTLRRGYSPGHFNLESHNGPLREDERVEWVAEIWAIIPSRKWVRVG from the coding sequence ATGGACGTGAAAGAGATCATCCGAGCCCTTCGGCAACCGGCGACGCCGGGCGGCAAGCGGCGCACTCAGCTTGAGATCAGCCTGGAGCTAGGCGTCGGGCAGTCAACCATCAGCAAGTGGGAAAATGGATCTCAGCTCCCCAATTTTTTTGAGGCGCAAAAACTGCGTGCATACGCGGTGCATAAAGGTATTCTGACCGAAACATCCCACGACCTTAGCACGCTTCGCACCGTATCAATTGTTGGTGCTGTAGGTCTGGGGGAACAAATCGAGTGGTATTCACAGGGGGACGGTGTGGGCTTGGAGCTTGTTGAGCTACCATTTCCTGTCCCGGAAGGTTGCTTTGCCTTAGAAGCGCGCGGAACATCTATGCACCCTCGGGTGAAAGACGGGGAGATTGTTGTTGCCAGGGCGAATGGCCACACGGCGGAGGATCTTCTCGGCCAGGAGGTGGTGCTTCGGACCGGTGAGGGAATCTACCTCTTGAAGACCCTGCGGCGCGGGTACTCACCCGGTCACTTCAACCTCGAAAGCCACAACGGCCCTCTGCGCGAGGATGAACGCGTCGAGTGGGTCGCGGAGATCTGGGCCATCATTCCAAGCCGGAAGTGGGTTCGCGTTGGGTAG
- a CDS encoding 3'-5' exonuclease codes for MAQDTHAVTHVMVDIETLGTAPGSAILSIGAVAFDPFTELLGVCFEANINLADAVDRGLTIDPQTVIWWAGQGQDAIASTFLKSDAQPLASVLADLGTWLRGCGAEVRIWAHGASFDPVLIEAACKKCGVPAPWKFRDLRDTRTIFDLAGISSLAEYRCANDVHHSALSDAKVQARAVGDAYRLLGLGKSEVAA; via the coding sequence ATGGCACAGGACACCCATGCCGTCACTCACGTGATGGTCGATATCGAAACCCTCGGCACAGCGCCCGGCTCTGCCATTCTTTCCATCGGCGCAGTCGCGTTCGACCCGTTCACAGAACTGCTTGGCGTCTGCTTTGAGGCCAACATCAATCTCGCCGATGCGGTTGATCGCGGCCTGACCATCGACCCCCAGACGGTCATCTGGTGGGCCGGGCAGGGACAAGATGCAATCGCCTCGACGTTCCTTAAATCTGATGCCCAACCGTTAGCTTCAGTCCTTGCCGATCTCGGGACTTGGCTGCGCGGGTGCGGGGCGGAGGTTCGGATTTGGGCTCACGGCGCAAGCTTTGATCCAGTCCTGATCGAAGCCGCCTGCAAGAAGTGTGGTGTGCCGGCGCCATGGAAGTTCCGCGACCTTCGGGACACGCGGACCATCTTCGATCTCGCTGGCATCTCATCACTTGCCGAGTATCGCTGCGCCAACGATGTCCACCACTCGGCGCTGTCTGACGCCAAGGTGCAGGCCCGTGCGGTCGGCGACGCCTACCGTCTGCTCGGCCTCGGCAAGTCGGAGGTCGCCGCCTGA
- a CDS encoding ATP-binding protein, whose protein sequence is MYGPEKSGKTTLSSEFESPVFLQTEEGEGVLDIHSLGKIETFADLMDAIGMLYANEHDFKTVVLDSITALQPIVWAETGERGDDKGNKKKRIEDFGYGKGYIYALAVWQEVLDGLNALRRDKGMTIILIAHSKIERFDDPETVGYSRYDIDLHDKARDFLKREVDVVLLLKPDVTVKTEDAGFNKNRAIGQGGRSVWMHATSRPAYAAGNRYGLPEKTLYEPGKGFTELAPFFPHLATADAARIAAE, encoded by the coding sequence ATGTATGGACCCGAGAAGAGCGGCAAGACCACGCTCAGCTCCGAGTTTGAGTCACCTGTGTTCCTCCAAACTGAGGAAGGTGAGGGCGTCCTCGACATCCATTCGCTCGGCAAGATCGAGACGTTCGCGGACCTGATGGACGCGATCGGCATGCTCTACGCCAACGAGCACGACTTCAAGACGGTCGTCCTCGATAGCATCACCGCGCTGCAGCCCATCGTGTGGGCCGAGACCGGCGAGCGCGGCGACGACAAGGGCAACAAGAAGAAGCGGATCGAGGATTTCGGCTACGGCAAGGGCTACATCTACGCCCTGGCCGTCTGGCAGGAAGTGCTTGACGGCCTCAACGCCCTTCGCCGCGACAAAGGTATGACCATCATCCTGATCGCGCACTCGAAGATCGAGCGCTTCGACGATCCGGAGACGGTGGGCTACTCGCGCTACGACATCGACCTGCACGACAAGGCGCGCGACTTCCTCAAGCGCGAGGTCGATGTCGTGCTGCTGCTTAAGCCCGACGTGACGGTGAAGACCGAAGACGCTGGCTTCAACAAGAACCGGGCGATCGGGCAGGGCGGCCGCTCCGTCTGGATGCATGCCACCAGCCGCCCGGCCTACGCCGCCGGCAACCGCTACGGCCTGCCTGAAAAGACGCTCTACGAGCCCGGCAAGGGCTTTACCGAACTCGCCCCGTTCTTCCCCCATCTCGCGACCGCTGACGCGGCTCGCATCGCAGCGGAGTAA
- a CDS encoding helix-turn-helix transcriptional regulator, with amino-acid sequence MSPLAFIRREIFGATQAEMAAVAGVSQSTVSKWEAGLLEPGRVEMERIRKGAAGRGLAWCDEWFFQPPASSDCKAPEAMRA; translated from the coding sequence ATGAGCCCGCTCGCTTTCATTCGCAGAGAGATCTTCGGCGCCACTCAGGCCGAGATGGCGGCCGTCGCCGGGGTGTCGCAAAGCACCGTTTCCAAGTGGGAGGCGGGGCTGTTGGAGCCCGGCCGGGTGGAGATGGAGCGCATCCGCAAGGGCGCTGCGGGCCGAGGGCTCGCTTGGTGCGACGAGTGGTTCTTCCAGCCGCCCGCGTCTTCGGACTGCAAGGCCCCGGAGGCGATGCGCGCATGA